The window tctccatcatcgtgtcttcatgaagttgtcacgccaacgactacttctacttctatggctaacgcgtttagcaataaagtaaagtaagttacatggcgttcttcaatgacacgcaggtcatacaaaaataaagacaactcctatggctcctgccggttgtcatactcatcgacatgcaagtcgtgaatcctattacaagaacatgatcaatctcatacatcacatatcattcatcacattcttcttggccatatcacatcacatagcataccctgcaaaaacaagttagacgtcctctaattgttgtttgcatgttttacgcggctgctatgggtttctagcaagaacgtttcttacctacgcaagaccacaacgtgatatgccaattgctatttacccttcataaggacccttttcatcgaatccgttccgactaaagtgggagagactggcacccgctagccaccttatgcaccaagtgcatgtcaatcggtggaacctgtctcacgtaagagtacgtgtaaggtcggtccgggccgcttcatcccacaataccgtcgaaacaagattggactagtaacggtaagcatattgaacaacatcaacgcccacaactactttgtgttctactcgtgcaaagaatctacgcaatagacctagctcatgatgccactgttggggaacgtagcagaaattcaaaattttcctacgtaacaccaagatctatctatggagagaccagcaacgagtagaaaggagaggagagtttgcatctacatacccttgtagatcgctaagcggaagcgttcaagtgaacggggttgatggagtcgtactcgtcgtgattcagatcaccgatgatcaagtgccgaacggacggcacctccgtgttcaacacacgtacagctcgacgatgtctcccacgccttgatccagcaaggagagagggagaggttgaggaagactccatccaacagcagcacaacggcgtggtggtggtggaggagcgtggcaatcctgcagggcttcgccgagcacctacgggagaggagatgtgtcacgggagggagagggaggcaaccaaaggccttaggtatgattgctcctccttttccccactatatatagggccaagggagaggggggaggcgcagccttgccccctcctccaaggaaggggtgcggctaaggatggggaggagtccatcctccccaaggcacctcggaggtgccttccccctttaggactcttccctctccaagtttccttgcgcatgggcctcttggggctggtgcccttggcccatgtaggccaaggcgcaccccctacagcccatgtgcccccccggggcaggtggccccacccggtgggcccccgggacccttccggtggtcccggtacaataccgatgaccccgaaacttgtcccgatggccgaaacaggacttcctatatataaatctttacctccggaccattccggaactcctcgtgacatccgggatctcatccgggactccgaacaacattcggtaaccacatacaagcttcctttataaccctagcgtcatcgaaccttaagtgtgtagaccctacgggttcgggagacatgcagacatgaccgagacgttctccggtcaataaccaacagcgggatctggatacccatgatggctcccacatgttccacgatgatctcatcggatgaaccacgatgtcaaggactcaatcgatcccgtatacaattccctttgtctatcggtatgttacttgcccgagattcgatcgtcggtatccaataccttgttcaatctcgttatcggcaagtcactttactcgttccataacacatcatcccgtgatcaaatccttggtcacattgcgcatatgatgatgtcctaccgagtgggcccagagatacctctccgtttacacggagtgacaaatcccagtctcgatccgcataaaacaatagatactttcggagatacctgtagtgcacctttatagtcacccagttacgttgtgacgtttgatacacccaaagcactcctacggtatccaggagttacacgatctcatggtcaaaggaagagatacttgacattggcaaagctctagcaaatgaactacacgatctttgtgctatgcttaggattgggtcttgtccatcacatcattctcctaatgatgtgatcccgttatcaacgacatccaatgtccatagccaggaaaccatgactatctgttgatcacaacgagctagtcaactagaggctcactagggacatattgtggtgtatgtattcacacgtgtattacgatttccggataatacagttatagcatgaataaaagacaattatcatgaacaaggaaatataataataatacttttattattgcctctagggcatatttccaacagcaatacCAACACACTCAATGAGTTGTTTTAAATTGTCAAAGAAGGTTTGTAAGGGTTTATCCTCTGTCATGGCGAGGTACTGGTGGAGCAGCTCGGTTGATTGGAAATCTTTACACTGGATCAACTGGCCTTCTCTAGCTAAACTAAAGGTTGCTGGAGGGATGGGGTTTCGCCAATTGGAGCTTTTCAACCTAGCTCTACTTCGAAAACATGGGTGGAATTTGATCATGAACCCAGAATCCCTTTGTGCTCGAGTTCTTAAGGGCAAGTATTTCCCGAACAATGATTTCATGGAGGCCACCATCCCAAAGTGTGCTTCGACTACGTGGAGGGCGATCATTGCCGGCAGGAAAGCGCTGGGTGGGGGCCTTATCAAACGTGTGGGTGACGGCACCACGGTGTCCATTTGGCATGACAGATGGGTGCCCGCGCTGATTTCCCTGAAGCCTTCTGTTCACATAGGTAACACTACTATAACAACAGTTTCTGAACTTATTGATGTGGACGCCGGCATGTGGAAAGTTGATATGGTGAGTGAACATTTCATCGCTCCGGAAGCAGAGGCCATCCTCAATATCCCCCTGAGGATTGGTGGTGGACCTGACTCGGTTGCATGGAACGCTGAAAAGTCTAGTAACTACACTGTTAAATCCGCGTACCGCTCTCTAATGACTCAGAATGAGCATGTTGCTCTTCAGGAAGGGACGGCTACAGAATCTTCAGAGAAACAGAAGCAGTTGTGGACTAGACTCTGGAAGCTGAAAGTTGTGCCAAGGGTGCGAGTGTTTTGGTGGCGGGTGTTGAGAGGAATTTTGCCTACGGAAAGCGCCCTCAAGCACAGCCACATCGCAACGCTGGCTCGGTGCAAAGTCTGTCTTGCTGCAGACGAGGATTTGTATCATGCACTAGTAAAGTGCACGCATGCAACAAATTTCTGGCGGGAGGTGAGGGAGTGGCTGCATATCAAATTTCCGGAGCTCCATACAGCCACATAGTCTAGGGACATTTTATGTGACCCCAGATTTGATGAGAGGGAACAAGCAAAAATCATCACTGTCATGTGGGCGATCTGGACCTCAAGAAACAATATAACCCATGACCGAGCGTGCTTGAATCCTTTGGTTTCTCTGAAGAAGATCAGGGAGGATTTGGCATTGTTGGAGTTACTGAACCAGCATGCAAAGATTCTACCAGGTCATGGATGGCGGCCACCTGAGAACGATGTCATCAAGATTAATACATATGCAGGACTGTCTGTCGAAGCCAGTATCTGCGGACTGGGAGGCGTTGCCAGATCTGCTGATTCATTCCTTGGATCCTGGTGCAAGCCAATGCAGGGTTTTACTGACCCACTGGTGGCGGAGGCGCTAGCTCTCCGGGAGGGAGTGATCTTTGCCCAGCTTCGGGGCTATGTGCGAGTCGAGATGGAAACCGATAGCTCGGAGGTTGTCCAACTCTGGAACTCGCGCCGTAAATCGCGCTCGCTAATAGCGCCGGTGTTGCTTGATATTGAGGGTTTAGCTAAAAAAAATTATGTTTTCTCCATTCGTCGTGTAATGAGACAGGCCAATGTCCCGGCCCATCTATGTGCTAGACATGCATGCACATTAAAGGTGTCCGAAGCCTTATGGCTGATAGTGCCGCAGGCCGTTTGATGGAATAAAAGAGCCCTCATTTCCCCGGAAAAAGAAACAATAAATATGAATGTATGCTCCATAATATATCTACTACAGTACTAGATGATTAAAAAAAAGTCATTACTGTATCGGCGTCGACACGGCCGTGCTCGTCGTACAGAGGCCCAAGCCGGCCGTGCGGCCTCCGCAAGCTCCAGACTGCCGCCGCCCCCTCGTGGAGGAGCGCTCGTTGCAACGGCCTTCGCCGCCGCCACCACACGCTGCTATCGCTGTATTAGTATCACCGCCGCCGCATCGCGCCTCTCGGCAGCAGCCAGCGGGTTACTTTTGCCCTTCCCACGGAACACGCCGAACCTGTTCGGTGATTTGCCTAGGAACGGACTGGCGCTTGAGATGCTTGCACGAAGTTGCACCTGAGGCTCAGGTAACTACAGGACTCGTATATGCTCATTACAATAATCCTgaagctgtcatttttgttcgtggtagttttggaACATGACATAACTTTTTTGCAAGGTTATGTTCTGCTAATAAATCTGCAACCATACCTGCAGGTTATATAGTTCCGGAGAAGTGCACAAAACAATTTTATTACTAGATTACGTTCTCGATTTATTGTGCTGCTAGATTATAAGTGGAAATGAATAGGCATAGTAACATCGATCGCGTCTCAGGATGATGCAACTGACCATATTTTATTTTGAGGGAACGCCTCCCGGTGCTCATCATACAGAGGCCCAAGCCTCCCAGTTTGTGAGCTTCAGTCTACTGTCCTACAATTGACTATGAAAGTAGCCTTAAAGACGATCAGAATATTCTATCACAACAACCCCCTAACTGGATCATCTTTATTAAgattcttttctctctctttttgcgTGAAAAATTCCACTTTGAATGATCACATCAGTTAATCAAACTCTGATTTGCATCAAATAAACTTTTGAAGTTGTGACAGTGTAACCAGCTCGTGCGCCCACACCAAAGAACTTTATTAATTTTGTTTCAGATTCTTCTCTTGGCTTGGACTTGACTGTTAAGTACAGAGAATAGGCAGAGATAAAACTATATATACAATGATAAAGTTAAGTTTCGGTGTATCATGTATCACTCCGATGGAAATTTGGCAAATGTTGTGCACCGTCCACAGAAACTGCATAGAAGCCATCTTTGTTGCGGTATGATGGGGGAAGTCTTTAATCCCCTGCCCAGTGTCTACTATTTGGTGTCAAGAAGTTGTCTTCTCTCTATACCTCATGGAGTAGTGCACAAATTGCGCCAGATTCAGTAAGCTAAGAGCAGCCATCATCCAGAAGAAATAGTCCAAATGCCCTTCATTCAGATTATCCGGGATCCATCCAGGAGCATCATCGTGCGCCGTGGCCACCGCAACAACACTAAATACGAGCGCGTTGAAGTAAGCTGCGGACGCAACTGCAAGCTGTGCGAATGCTGCACAAAGGCTCTTCATGGTGTAAGGGGCCTCATCGTAGAAGAACTCCATCATGCCGATTCCTGCGAAAACCCCGGCTGCACCATGCATTACATATGCAGGCACTTGCCACAGAATGCTCACTGGCACGGGCACATTCTGGTCTCTCAGGCCGCTAGCTTGTGCGGTCGCCAATCTCTTCATCTCGAGCATTGCTGAGTAGATCATGGTCAGCATGGACAGCGCAAAGCCAATTCCAAGGCGCTGCGTCTGTGAGAAGCCCTTCGCCTTGCCAGTATAACGCCGCGCGAGTGGCACTAGCATGGATTCGTAGATGAAAACCCCGATAAGGACGCTGAACACGCTGACAATAGAGAGGGAGGCAGGTGGGATTGCGAACTGGCCGACGTGGTTGTCCATGACCATCCCCTGCTCGATAAACGTCGATGCGGTCTGCCCAGCGACTGCGTAGAAGATCACGAACGACGCCCAGACGTGGAACATCCGTAGCAGTATCTTCAACTCCTCAACTTGGGTCACTGTGCAGAGACTCCATGAACACAACGGCAACACCATGCATGTCTGGTCTAACGGGGGCGGCACAGTGGCAGCCTTGTCTAGAAACCTGAAGATTGCAATCACATAATTATAACTTGTAGATATAAGAGGTAAGCTCTCGCATTTAAGTTTACTCATAGATGCAGTCTCTAGATATGGTTTCATAGCAAATTTCTGATATCTTTTGTACTTGCAAATAAGATGTCACAGCTCACAAGTGAATTATTGTCTTGCACCAAAAGATGTCATAGCTCAATGAAAATGACTTGTTTTTAATTGTCAAATTTAGACAATAGGTTGACTTGAGTAATGCAATAATTGGAGTACCTGAATTGACTTGTATGCTGAATTTTGTGACTTGATTCAGCTGATGATGACGAACTGGCCAGCTCGTACAAGAGTGAGATATCATCTGGCAGTTGCACATGCCACTTCCTGACGGCCGCAACGAGCACCTGACAGATACTCGTGAATGGGCTTGCTCTCAGTTTCCTGAACCTGTACACTCTGGAGCCACCAACAAATACTGCTAGGCCCAAGGTCATGAGCACCGTTGGGATTGCAAAACTGAGCCCCCACCCACCATTGTCCTGCAGCCAAACAAGCAGTGTGCTTGACAGAAGGGAGCCGAGATTGAGCAGGAAGTAGTACCAGTTGAAGAAGGAGCCCTTCTTCTCCAGCTCCGTCAGGTCTC is drawn from Triticum dicoccoides isolate Atlit2015 ecotype Zavitan chromosome 6B, WEW_v2.0, whole genome shotgun sequence and contains these coding sequences:
- the LOC119326630 gene encoding protein NRT1/ PTR FAMILY 8.3-like is translated as MEAAAADEERPLLHLLPYNQDVGSEYTGDGSVDINNQPALKCNTGNWGACYMILGVEFCECIAFYAIATNLVTYLATVLHESKVAAARDVSAWVGACFLTPLIGAFLADSYLGRYWTIVVSLPVHTIGMLVLTVAASVPTSYYHGDVHRTVVVYLGLYLAALGTGGIKPCASAFGADQFDSGDLTELEKKGSFFNWYYFLLNLGSLLSSTLLVWLQDNGGWGLSFAIPTVLMTLGLAVFVGGSRVYRFRKLRASPFTSICQVLVAAVRKWHVQLPDDISLLYELASSSSSAESSHKIQHTSQFRFLDKAATVPPPLDQTCMVLPLCSWSLCTVTQVEELKILLRMFHVWASFVIFYAVAGQTASTFIEQGMVMDNHVGQFAIPPASLSIVSVFSVLIGVFIYESMLVPLARRYTGKAKGFSQTQRLGIGFALSMLTMIYSAMLEMKRLATAQASGLRDQNVPVPVSILWQVPAYVMHGAAGVFAGIGMMEFFYDEAPYTMKSLCAAFAQLAVASAAYFNALVFSVVAVATAHDDAPGWIPDNLNEGHLDYFFWMMAALSLLNLAQFVHYSMRYREKTTS